One genomic segment of Lewinellaceae bacterium includes these proteins:
- a CDS encoding YbaB/EbfC family nucleoid-associated protein yields MIDQLFGNLEEQQKQMKENLRKIPVTVQSADGAISIEMNAAREIRNVSISESALEENGVEYVEDILVTLLNEAMDKVQIEESNAMQTQMQQLLPGGLGGLSSLFK; encoded by the coding sequence ATGATTGATCAGTTATTTGGTAACCTGGAAGAACAGCAGAAACAGATGAAAGAGAACCTGCGAAAAATTCCGGTTACCGTCCAATCCGCAGATGGCGCCATCTCCATCGAGATGAACGCTGCAAGGGAGATTCGCAACGTTTCCATCTCGGAATCTGCCCTGGAAGAAAATGGCGTGGAATATGTGGAAGATATCCTGGTGACCCTGCTGAATGAAGCAATGGACAAAGTTCAGATTGAAGAATCCAATGCCATGCAAACACAAATGCAGCAACTCTTGCCCGGCGGATTGGGCGGTTTGTCTTCATTGTTTAAATAA
- a CDS encoding gliding motility-associated C-terminal domain-containing protein: MRFLTIVFLFSWTTFSFAQTTEGLFAHLTFDGCDAQDEQGNLTGEVFGNPRCECGVFGQSLYLNGVDDYLQFDGNLQSVFTGDVTLSFYFRPEPTTNTYDLFSYRDQCGLDSLLAITYNGITGDVAVEFIQNNNRHTTLVGKIEPEACWQHIIFVKEDKIVRLYINGELKFEQRNSQPILIVNDGLFEIANSPCLGGKLVRYHGFIDDLRIYRRALPLREAVELYVRPDQLLTNDTTILLGASVQTVISPSCATSVSWSPFANVANPSDGNTSITPPQTTQYFISFQNSGCLTRDSLTITVVDPSGLDCNNLAIPNAFTPNGDGLNDEFKISNPYVFDELIEFSVYSGLGEKLFSTTNAYEGWNGYYHGQVLNPGMYVYRIDYRCSGQQLSKSGGVALIR; encoded by the coding sequence ATGCGTTTTTTAACCATCGTATTCCTTTTCAGTTGGACGACTTTCAGTTTTGCCCAGACGACGGAAGGATTATTTGCCCATCTCACCTTCGACGGCTGTGATGCGCAGGATGAACAGGGTAATCTTACCGGAGAGGTATTCGGAAACCCCCGCTGTGAATGCGGTGTCTTCGGGCAGTCCCTCTATCTCAACGGCGTGGATGATTACCTGCAGTTTGACGGCAACCTCCAATCGGTCTTTACCGGAGATGTTACCCTCTCCTTTTATTTCCGTCCTGAACCTACAACCAATACCTACGATTTGTTTTCCTACCGGGACCAGTGCGGTTTGGACAGCCTGCTGGCCATAACCTACAATGGAATCACTGGTGATGTAGCGGTAGAATTTATCCAGAATAACAATCGCCACACCACGCTGGTAGGTAAGATCGAACCGGAAGCATGCTGGCAACACATCATCTTTGTCAAAGAGGATAAGATCGTACGGCTCTACATCAACGGCGAACTGAAATTTGAACAGCGGAATTCACAACCCATTCTCATCGTGAATGACGGATTGTTTGAAATAGCCAATAGCCCCTGCCTGGGCGGTAAGCTCGTTCGCTATCATGGATTCATCGACGACCTCCGCATTTACAGGCGTGCCTTACCCCTGCGGGAAGCCGTGGAGCTGTATGTACGGCCGGATCAGTTGCTGACCAATGACACGACCATCCTGCTGGGAGCATCGGTGCAGACTGTGATATCGCCGAGTTGTGCTACTTCCGTTAGCTGGAGTCCCTTTGCCAATGTGGCCAATCCTTCCGATGGAAATACTTCCATAACACCGCCGCAGACCACACAGTATTTCATCTCATTTCAGAATAGCGGATGCCTGACCCGCGACTCCCTGACCATCACCGTGGTGGATCCCAGCGGGCTCGATTGCAACAATCTGGCCATACCCAATGCATTCACTCCGAATGGCGACGGCCTCAACGATGAATTCAAGATATCGAATCCTTATGTTTTTGATGAGCTGATCGAATTTTCCGTGTACAGCGGATTGGGTGAAAAGTTATTCTCCACGACCAATGCCTACGAAGGGTGGAACGGATACTACCACGGCCAGGTGCTTAATCCGGGAATGTACGTCTATCGCATCGATTACCGGTGCTCCGGTCAACAGTTAAGTAAGTCGGGTGGGGTGGCCCTGATCCGTTAA
- a CDS encoding HD domain-containing protein, whose translation MYKRKIFNDPVYGFISFEYDLLYDLIEEPLFQRLRRIKQCGLSDYVYPGALHTRFHHALGATHLMQQAIQVLRQKGVSISHDEAEAVCIAILLHDIGHAPFSHALEGIFTNQSHEDISLRIFHHLNGQYNGALDLAIRIFTGQYPNRFLHQLVSGQLDMDRMDYLNRDSYFTGVAEGIIGYDRIIKMLDVRDDKLVVEEKGIYSIEKFLIARKIMYWQVYLHKTVIAAEQMLRLFITEARSSQEMHHWCGDFNPLIFQDQMDNATFMENFTSFDDYDIVGLLKKTAHKQNDPLLSYLAKGLLERKLFKVITSFDSIDPDSLQTLKQEISRHLGGDRFVKLVIAGSETNTLYREGDDEILILKKSGETETFSKVAGFSHTPHELTKYYVCHPRF comes from the coding sequence ATGTATAAACGCAAAATTTTCAATGATCCGGTCTACGGATTTATTTCCTTTGAATACGACCTGCTTTACGATCTGATCGAAGAACCATTATTCCAGCGATTGCGCCGGATCAAACAGTGTGGCCTCTCCGATTACGTCTATCCCGGAGCACTGCACACTCGTTTTCATCATGCGCTGGGTGCCACCCATCTGATGCAGCAAGCCATACAAGTATTACGCCAGAAAGGTGTTTCCATCAGTCACGATGAGGCAGAAGCTGTTTGCATTGCGATCCTGCTGCACGACATCGGACACGCTCCATTCTCCCATGCTCTGGAAGGCATTTTTACCAATCAGTCCCACGAGGATATCTCCCTCCGCATCTTTCACCATCTGAACGGACAATACAACGGTGCCCTGGATCTGGCCATCCGGATATTCACCGGTCAATATCCTAACCGATTTTTACATCAGTTGGTTTCAGGCCAGCTGGACATGGATCGGATGGATTATCTCAACCGCGACAGTTATTTTACCGGAGTAGCCGAGGGTATCATCGGCTATGATCGCATCATCAAGATGCTGGATGTGCGGGATGATAAGCTCGTCGTGGAAGAAAAAGGCATCTACAGCATTGAAAAATTCCTGATCGCACGAAAGATCATGTACTGGCAGGTGTATCTGCACAAGACTGTGATCGCGGCAGAACAGATGTTGCGATTGTTCATTACGGAAGCACGGTCAAGCCAGGAGATGCACCATTGGTGCGGAGATTTTAATCCGTTGATTTTCCAGGATCAAATGGATAACGCCACCTTCATGGAAAATTTCACCTCCTTTGATGACTACGACATTGTAGGCCTTCTGAAGAAAACGGCACACAAGCAAAATGACCCTCTGCTGAGCTATCTGGCAAAGGGACTGCTGGAACGTAAGCTCTTCAAGGTCATTACCAGTTTTGACTCCATAGATCCGGATTCACTTCAAACATTAAAGCAGGAAATCAGCCGCCATCTTGGTGGTGACCGCTTTGTTAAACTGGTGATTGCAGGTTCTGAAACGAATACCCTGTACCGCGAAGGAGACGATGAGATCCTGATCCTTAAAAAGTCGGGTGAAACAGAAACATTCTCCAAAGTCGCGGGGTTTAGTCATACGCCCCACGAATTGACCAAGTATTATGTATGTCACCCGCGCTTTTGA
- a CDS encoding serine hydroxymethyltransferase, with amino-acid sequence MPKLVDSTIFNLINQELLRQQEGIELIASENFTSVQVMQAMGTCLTNKYAEGYPGKRYYGGCEVVDQIEDIAIERAKELFGAAYANVQPHSGAQANAAVFLALLQPGDTILGFDLAHGGHLSHGSPVNYSGKVYRPVFYGVDKATGRIDMNKVREIAIKEQPKLIVCGASAYARDWDYAAFRSIADEVGALLLADIAHPAGLIAARLLNDPMPHCHIVSTTTHKTLRGPRGGLILMGENFDNPWGRTTAKGKPIKMNAILNSGVFPGMQGGPLEHVIAAKAVAFGEALQPEFRTYAGHVIRNAQRMAQEFLNKGYQIISGGTDNHLMLIDLRNKGVTGKQIEEALGLAGITVNKNMVPFDTESPFITSGIRIGSAAVTTRGLDEAACARLVDWIDEVVMNPEDESKLAGIRGDVKDFMEGFPLYPDLKISVNA; translated from the coding sequence ATACCAAAACTTGTGGATTCAACCATCTTCAATCTGATCAACCAGGAGTTGCTGCGCCAGCAGGAAGGCATAGAACTCATCGCATCCGAAAACTTTACCAGCGTTCAGGTGATGCAGGCCATGGGAACCTGCCTGACCAATAAATATGCCGAGGGATATCCCGGGAAGCGCTATTACGGAGGCTGTGAGGTGGTGGACCAGATCGAAGACATCGCCATCGAACGTGCCAAGGAGCTATTTGGTGCTGCCTATGCCAATGTCCAGCCCCATTCCGGGGCCCAGGCCAATGCAGCTGTATTCCTTGCTTTGCTGCAACCCGGCGATACCATCCTGGGATTTGATTTAGCGCATGGAGGTCATCTTTCTCATGGCTCGCCAGTGAATTACAGCGGCAAAGTCTATCGCCCCGTTTTTTATGGTGTGGATAAAGCCACCGGCCGCATTGATATGAACAAAGTGCGGGAAATAGCAATTAAGGAACAGCCTAAACTGATCGTCTGCGGCGCCTCAGCTTATGCCCGTGACTGGGATTACGCTGCCTTCCGGTCCATTGCTGATGAGGTTGGTGCCCTGCTTCTGGCAGACATCGCCCACCCGGCAGGGCTGATTGCCGCCAGGTTGCTCAATGACCCGATGCCTCATTGCCATATTGTAAGCACGACCACGCATAAAACGCTGCGTGGTCCCCGTGGTGGCCTGATCCTGATGGGCGAAAATTTTGATAACCCGTGGGGAAGGACAACCGCCAAAGGGAAGCCCATAAAAATGAATGCCATCCTGAACTCCGGCGTATTTCCCGGTATGCAGGGTGGTCCGCTGGAACATGTCATTGCAGCCAAGGCCGTCGCATTCGGTGAAGCATTGCAGCCTGAGTTTCGCACCTACGCTGGCCACGTGATCCGCAATGCTCAGCGTATGGCCCAGGAATTTCTGAATAAAGGATATCAGATCATCTCAGGTGGAACAGATAATCACCTGATGCTGATCGACCTGCGTAACAAAGGAGTGACGGGAAAACAAATTGAAGAAGCCCTGGGTTTGGCAGGCATTACCGTGAATAAAAACATGGTTCCGTTTGATACCGAGAGTCCATTCATCACCTCTGGCATTCGTATCGGTTCTGCTGCTGTTACTACCCGGGGGCTGGATGAAGCAGCCTGTGCCCGTCTCGTAGATTGGATCGACGAGGTCGTAATGAATCCGGAGGATGAATCGAAGCTCGCGGGCATTCGCGGCGACGTTAAAGACTTCATGGAGGGCTTTCCCCTTTATCCGGATCTGAAGATCAGCGTTAACGCCTGA
- a CDS encoding PglZ domain-containing protein — protein MSSNIKILWADDEIDMLKPQLLFLENKGYDVITVTNGYDALETLQGQNDIDVVFLDESMPGLSGLETLTQFKTLNPLLPVVMITKNEAENIMEEAIGSQIDDYLIKPVNPNQILLTLKKIIDNKRLVREKTALEYQQEFRQILMQINSGPNFQEWVDIYRNIIRWEIKLDSSSSTEMLDILTMQKKEANSEFSKYVIRQYENWMSGQSEAPVFSHQLMRQKVWPYLKDIPTFFLLMDNLRYDQWKMIEPIVSELYRVEEEDYFYSILPTATQYSRNGIFAGMTPYDISKNYPQYWLNDNEEGGKNQYEKELLGEQIKRLIRKPIRYDYMKITNLNDGKYLQDNILDFMHNDVTAIVYNFIDMLSHARTEMEVLKELAADEKAYRSLTRSWFIHSPLWEALQKLAEKDVQLFITTDHGTMRVKTPARVVGDRETTTNLRYKVGKNLQYDRKDVLELRDPRSGGLPSPNVSSTFIFAKEDIYFLYPNNYNYYNNYYRDTFQHGGISLEEMVCPVIRLRSK, from the coding sequence ATGAGTTCTAACATCAAGATTTTATGGGCTGACGACGAGATCGATATGCTCAAACCCCAATTGTTATTCCTGGAAAATAAGGGCTACGATGTCATCACCGTCACCAATGGTTACGATGCTTTAGAGACATTGCAGGGCCAGAATGACATTGATGTCGTCTTCCTGGACGAATCCATGCCTGGCCTGTCCGGATTGGAAACGCTTACCCAGTTTAAAACCCTCAACCCGCTGCTTCCGGTGGTCATGATTACCAAAAATGAAGCGGAAAATATCATGGAAGAAGCAATCGGTTCGCAGATCGATGATTATCTGATCAAGCCGGTCAATCCCAACCAGATCCTCCTGACCCTGAAGAAGATCATAGACAACAAACGGCTGGTACGGGAAAAAACAGCCCTGGAATACCAGCAGGAGTTTCGCCAGATCCTCATGCAGATCAACAGCGGCCCCAACTTCCAGGAATGGGTGGATATCTACCGCAACATCATCCGCTGGGAAATCAAACTGGATTCTTCCTCTTCCACAGAAATGCTGGATATCCTGACCATGCAGAAAAAGGAAGCGAACAGTGAGTTCTCCAAGTACGTCATTCGTCAGTATGAGAATTGGATGTCCGGACAGAGCGAAGCACCGGTCTTTTCCCATCAGCTCATGCGACAGAAAGTATGGCCTTATCTGAAAGACATTCCCACTTTCTTTCTGCTAATGGATAATCTTCGTTACGACCAATGGAAGATGATCGAGCCCATCGTATCCGAATTGTACCGTGTCGAGGAAGAAGACTATTTCTATTCCATTCTTCCGACTGCAACCCAGTACAGCCGGAATGGGATTTTTGCCGGCATGACGCCTTACGACATTTCTAAAAATTATCCCCAGTACTGGCTGAACGACAATGAGGAAGGCGGAAAAAACCAGTATGAAAAAGAACTGCTGGGCGAACAGATCAAGCGGCTGATCCGCAAACCGATCCGCTACGATTACATGAAGATCACCAACCTGAACGATGGCAAATACCTGCAGGATAACATCCTGGACTTTATGCACAACGACGTGACGGCCATCGTCTACAACTTCATCGATATGCTATCTCATGCGCGCACGGAGATGGAAGTGCTGAAGGAACTGGCCGCCGATGAGAAAGCTTACCGCAGCCTGACCCGTTCGTGGTTTATCCATTCTCCGTTATGGGAGGCTCTGCAAAAACTGGCTGAAAAGGATGTGCAGCTCTTTATCACAACCGATCACGGAACCATGCGGGTCAAGACTCCGGCACGGGTTGTCGGAGACCGCGAAACGACCACCAACCTGCGTTATAAAGTGGGTAAAAACCTCCAGTATGACCGCAAAGATGTCCTGGAGCTGCGTGATCCGCGTTCCGGTGGCCTGCCCAGCCCCAATGTAAGCTCGACCTTCATTTTTGCAAAAGAAGACATCTATTTCCTCTATCCCAATAATTACAATTATTACAACAATTATTACCGGGATACCTTCCAGCACGGCGGTATCAGCCTGGAGGAAATGGTCTGTCCGGTGATCCGTCTAAGAAGCAAGTGA
- the tatC gene encoding twin-arginine translocase subunit TatC, which produces MAKPNAEHEMSFLEHLEELRWHILRALGGTALIAVVLLFSKKFVFDTLIFGPAHQDFITYKFLCKIKICLSPPTPHIYTRQMGEEFVTHLKVSFLLGLIVAFPYVFWEIWQFIKPGLYPKEQKAARGIVAICSGLFMLGVMFGYFIIGPFAITFLLNYSISNMVAGFDVTLSSWINYMVMFTLPTGLVFELPIIMYFLSKAGLVYPDSLKKFRKHAIVAILIVAAIVTPPDVMTQILISIPLYALYEVSIIISARVDKNRKKAELAEEAESAVSD; this is translated from the coding sequence ATGGCAAAGCCTAATGCGGAACATGAAATGTCTTTTCTGGAGCACCTGGAGGAATTGCGCTGGCATATCCTTCGTGCCCTGGGAGGTACTGCCCTTATTGCCGTTGTGCTGCTTTTCTCCAAGAAATTTGTATTTGACACCCTGATTTTCGGGCCTGCACACCAGGATTTCATCACTTACAAATTCTTGTGTAAAATCAAAATTTGCCTGTCTCCTCCCACACCGCACATTTATACGCGTCAGATGGGTGAGGAGTTTGTTACCCACCTCAAAGTGTCTTTTCTACTGGGACTGATTGTAGCCTTTCCATATGTCTTCTGGGAGATCTGGCAATTTATCAAACCGGGTTTGTATCCAAAGGAACAAAAAGCCGCCCGGGGAATCGTAGCCATATGTTCCGGCCTCTTTATGCTGGGTGTAATGTTTGGCTACTTCATCATCGGACCCTTTGCCATCACCTTCCTGCTGAACTACTCGATAAGCAACATGGTTGCCGGATTTGACGTTACGCTGAGTTCCTGGATCAATTATATGGTGATGTTCACCCTGCCCACCGGACTGGTATTTGAATTGCCCATCATCATGTATTTCCTCTCTAAAGCAGGCCTGGTCTATCCGGACTCGCTGAAGAAGTTCCGAAAACACGCCATCGTGGCCATCCTGATCGTTGCCGCCATTGTAACGCCTCCGGACGTTATGACCCAGATCCTTATTTCGATACCGCTGTATGCCCTTTACGAGGTGAGCATCATCATCTCTGCCCGGGTGGACAAGAATCGAAAGAAAGCCGAACTGGCTGAAGAGGCCGAGAGTGCAGTGTCCGATTGA
- a CDS encoding calcium/sodium antiporter encodes MELGITGYIILFAVSLFVLLKASDWFISAAEKIGLAAGISPFIIGVTIVAFGTSLPELATSIKAVFDGVSGIVAGNVVGSNITNILLVLALTVILGREIILDHDVMDIDMPMLFGSSLILYFVAYDYQVTYLEAILLLGGLFVFLMSSFQASPKEKRKRESVSIQTFGLLVVGAALVYFGADYTILSISEISTYAGIDPEVIALTLVALGTSLPEVVVSVNAARKGKAAIAVGNVIGSNIFNSFAVIGIPRLFGSLEISKNMVSWSLPFMIAVTFLFVLVCISKRISRWEGWLMLLLYTVYVAQLVDQSLHS; translated from the coding sequence ATGGAGCTTGGAATCACTGGATATATTATCTTATTTGCGGTCAGCTTGTTTGTCTTGCTGAAAGCTTCCGATTGGTTTATCTCTGCAGCGGAAAAGATCGGCCTTGCAGCCGGTATTTCTCCATTTATCATCGGAGTGACCATCGTTGCATTCGGTACCTCGCTACCGGAACTGGCGACCTCGATCAAAGCCGTATTTGACGGCGTTTCGGGCATCGTAGCCGGTAATGTGGTGGGGTCGAACATTACCAATATCCTGCTGGTCCTGGCTTTGACGGTCATCCTGGGACGTGAGATCATCCTGGATCACGATGTGATGGACATCGACATGCCCATGTTGTTTGGGTCCAGTCTGATCCTGTATTTCGTTGCCTACGATTACCAGGTAACTTACCTGGAGGCTATTCTGCTCCTGGGAGGATTGTTTGTATTCCTGATGAGTTCATTTCAGGCCAGTCCCAAAGAAAAGAGAAAGCGTGAATCGGTTTCCATACAAACCTTTGGCCTGTTGGTGGTTGGGGCTGCTCTGGTTTATTTTGGTGCAGACTACACCATATTGTCCATCAGTGAGATTTCAACTTATGCCGGCATCGATCCTGAGGTTATCGCCCTGACCCTGGTAGCCCTGGGTACTTCGCTTCCTGAGGTGGTAGTGAGTGTGAATGCAGCCAGAAAGGGAAAAGCAGCTATCGCCGTAGGAAATGTCATCGGATCAAATATTTTTAACTCTTTTGCAGTTATTGGAATACCCAGGCTGTTCGGCAGTCTGGAGATATCGAAAAATATGGTATCCTGGAGCCTACCGTTTATGATTGCAGTGACCTTCCTCTTTGTGTTGGTGTGCATCTCAAAACGGATCTCCAGATGGGAAGGCTGGCTGATGTTATTGCTTTACACCGTATACGTCGCACAGCTTGTGGACCAGAGTTTGCATAGCTAA
- a CDS encoding alpha/beta hydrolase fold domain-containing protein, with the protein MKNLLLVLVSGLTIFWASTGTGQEVLPLYPGAAPGSEDWNWEEGVSEKNMFQTKVVYNVTHPTLTVFKANPDRATGAAVVVCPGGGFQTLSIDSEGNDVAKWLAWRGVTAFVLKYRLVHSLTDDPVLELIQKMQNPEKFRAENTAVIPLAIADGQEAIRYVRAHAAEYDIDPDKIGIMGFSAGGTVTMGATLHYDAASRPDFAGPVYAAIFDSVQVPSDAPPMFVVAATDDNLGLAPASVHIYEAWRQAGKPVELHMYEKGGHGFGMRKQMIPTDQWIDRFGDWLHLHKYLDVVDPNAQRMQQDWAFLHRYDKDNAMLSARDPQRIVLMGNSITEGWSNLDPAFFKDKPYVNRGISGQTTPQMLLRFRQDVLDLHPRAVVILAGINDIAENTGPMTLEQTFGNLQSMTALAQAAGIQVVLCSVLPAFDFPWHPGLSPSTKVVELNKMIKAFAEQEHLPYVDYFTPMVDHQLGLLAEYTYDGVHPNQKGYEVMGKILEQMLARELK; encoded by the coding sequence ATGAAAAATCTCTTACTTGTACTGGTCAGTGGGCTGACCATTTTCTGGGCATCGACCGGAACCGGCCAGGAAGTCCTGCCTTTGTATCCAGGAGCAGCTCCCGGATCGGAAGACTGGAATTGGGAAGAAGGCGTGAGTGAAAAGAACATGTTTCAGACGAAGGTAGTCTACAATGTGACCCATCCCACCCTTACGGTGTTTAAGGCCAATCCGGACCGGGCGACGGGAGCAGCAGTTGTCGTTTGTCCGGGTGGGGGATTTCAGACCTTATCCATCGACTCTGAAGGCAATGATGTGGCCAAATGGCTGGCCTGGCGGGGCGTCACCGCCTTTGTTCTGAAATATCGCTTGGTTCACAGCCTGACCGACGACCCGGTGCTGGAATTGATCCAGAAAATGCAGAACCCGGAAAAATTCAGGGCGGAAAACACCGCCGTTATCCCATTGGCAATCGCCGACGGTCAGGAAGCCATTCGCTATGTGCGGGCGCATGCGGCCGAATACGATATTGACCCGGATAAAATAGGTATCATGGGCTTCTCAGCCGGTGGTACGGTAACCATGGGCGCCACCCTGCATTATGATGCAGCTTCCCGCCCCGATTTTGCAGGACCGGTCTACGCTGCCATTTTTGATTCTGTCCAGGTTCCCTCCGATGCACCGCCCATGTTCGTGGTTGCAGCCACGGATGATAACCTTGGGCTTGCTCCTGCCAGCGTGCATATTTATGAAGCCTGGAGGCAAGCCGGTAAGCCGGTCGAATTGCACATGTACGAGAAAGGAGGGCATGGATTTGGCATGCGCAAACAGATGATCCCGACCGATCAGTGGATTGACAGGTTCGGCGATTGGTTGCACCTCCATAAATACCTGGATGTTGTTGACCCCAATGCACAGCGTATGCAGCAGGATTGGGCTTTTTTACATCGTTACGATAAAGACAATGCCATGCTTTCAGCCAGAGATCCCCAGCGAATCGTCCTGATGGGAAACAGCATTACAGAAGGATGGTCCAACCTTGATCCGGCATTCTTCAAGGATAAACCTTATGTGAACCGGGGCATCAGCGGACAGACCACTCCTCAGATGCTACTGCGCTTCCGTCAGGATGTTCTGGACCTTCATCCCCGGGCCGTGGTCATCCTGGCCGGTATCAACGACATCGCTGAAAACACCGGTCCGATGACGCTCGAACAGACCTTTGGCAATCTGCAGAGTATGACCGCACTTGCACAGGCAGCAGGGATCCAGGTGGTGTTGTGCAGCGTCCTGCCTGCCTTCGATTTTCCGTGGCATCCCGGACTAAGCCCATCGACCAAGGTCGTGGAGCTGAACAAAATGATCAAGGCATTTGCAGAGCAGGAACATCTGCCCTATGTTGATTATTTCACTCCGATGGTCGATCATCAGCTGGGCCTCCTGGCGGAATACACTTACGACGGTGTTCACCCCAACCAGAAGGGTTACGAAGTGATGGGTAAAATCCTCGAACAGATGTTGGCCAGGGAGCTGAAGTAG
- the truA gene encoding tRNA pseudouridine(38-40) synthase TruA — MRYFLEISYNGHAYVGWQRQPNGVSIQEVLEDTIALIMQEPVQITGCGRTDSGVHARRYIGHLDLQGLLPTRLVQRLNRMLPHDIVIHDLFEVAAEAHARFDATCRSYRYYISLGKDPFSPNMAWHYPHTHLVNQDLMQEAATLLLDFHDYAPFCKSNHDAETTLCDLSASSWTIDNERWVYHVEANRFLRGMVRLIVGMCLEVGQGKLPLDEVVASFDEKRQVSRAWSVPPDGLYLDRIDYPHRASWKPVN, encoded by the coding sequence TTGCGCTATTTCCTTGAAATATCTTACAATGGTCACGCCTATGTGGGCTGGCAGCGGCAACCTAACGGGGTATCGATCCAGGAGGTCCTGGAAGACACGATTGCCCTCATTATGCAGGAACCGGTTCAGATCACAGGTTGCGGCAGAACCGACAGCGGCGTACATGCCAGGCGTTATATTGGCCATCTGGACCTCCAGGGACTGCTGCCAACACGATTGGTTCAGCGTCTGAATCGCATGCTGCCGCACGATATTGTTATTCACGACCTATTTGAAGTGGCGGCTGAGGCACATGCCCGATTTGACGCTACCTGTCGCAGTTATCGCTATTATATCTCACTGGGAAAAGATCCATTCAGCCCTAATATGGCCTGGCATTATCCGCACACCCATCTGGTCAACCAGGACCTGATGCAGGAGGCTGCCACCCTGCTGCTCGATTTTCATGACTATGCCCCTTTCTGTAAATCCAATCATGATGCCGAGACCACGCTGTGCGATCTGTCAGCTTCATCCTGGACAATTGATAATGAGCGTTGGGTGTACCATGTTGAGGCAAACCGCTTTTTGCGGGGAATGGTACGCCTGATCGTTGGCATGTGCCTGGAAGTAGGCCAGGGTAAATTACCTCTGGATGAGGTAGTCGCCAGCTTCGATGAAAAACGGCAGGTGAGCAGAGCATGGAGTGTTCCTCCCGATGGATTGTATCTGGATCGCATCGACTATCCCCATCGTGCTTCCTGGAAGCCAGTAAACTGA
- a CDS encoding DoxX family membrane protein — MAGIIGLGKYLFIIPMLVFGILNIMNAKEMATMAPVGGELMIYVTGIALIAASLSVIIGKFDRLACVLLALLLITIALTIHLPNLLNADDPAIQAASMDSFLKDIGLTGGALMASKLARDDAVTG; from the coding sequence ATGGCAGGTATCATCGGATTGGGTAAATACCTTTTCATCATTCCTATGCTGGTGTTCGGGATACTGAATATTATGAATGCCAAAGAAATGGCAACCATGGCCCCTGTTGGAGGCGAGTTGATGATTTACGTGACAGGTATTGCTCTGATCGCTGCTTCGCTCAGTGTGATCATTGGAAAATTCGACAGGCTGGCCTGTGTCCTCCTTGCACTTCTGTTGATCACCATTGCCCTCACCATACATCTTCCCAACCTGCTGAATGCGGATGATCCGGCCATTCAGGCTGCATCAATGGATAGTTTTCTCAAGGACATTGGTCTTACCGGCGGGGCACTGATGGCGTCCAAGCTGGCCAGAGATGATGCGGTCACCGGGTAA